TCTCTTTTTGGGGGTAGAGCAGTCAAAGAATGAACCAAACCCATGTAAAACGATTTTCTTCTACCCACCGCAAGTGATCTGCGCTTTATGCAGAGTTCCACTTCTTCATTCCCTTCTTCTATTAGTAGCGCCTCTTCTACTAGTTCAACTAGGTCGGATGCGCAAAGCGCTCCACCTGAGTTAACTCAGTTATTTGATGCCATCTGCCAAAATAGCAGGGAGTTGCTTTGACTCAGAGGTAGAGAATTACCTACTGAGTGGAACATAGTAGATCTTATTCAGGCTGTTATGGGAGACGAGGCTCTTCAAATTCTAGGACACCTTCAAGCTACCTATTACGATGTTCTTTTAAAGGGGTCTTCGAGTTGGCTTTTAGAAGATCTcttgaattttctagatttaacCTACAATGTCCTCTAGTATGAGGGTACTTAGTGGATCTCTACACTACTTTCTTTCTATTCTATAATGGAGGGTCCACGTTAAACAGATTGGGCTCACAGAGTACTTCACAGAGTACTTCAGGGCTGGAGTGAAGAGACACAAAAGAACCTATCAGGAACTGTATAAAAAGGGGTCGAGAACTACATAGATCTGAGACTTTCCTTCCATGTCAAGTACCCCTTCCATTCCATGTCCAATTCTCCTTTTTTTCGGTATGCCGCTCCGCGAGCAAGGAGTGCCACATACGAGCGGAGCAAAAAGAAAGCAAGGGGACTTCTTCTCTTTTTTGGGGAGAAATCCTTTGATTGCATATTGAATATAGATCCATGTCTTTCTTGTTACACTAGCTAAGACCAAATTCTCGCATGTCCCTTTCATTATTACAACCTTCTTTTTTGATGTCAAAGACCAGAAGCTACGTGCAAATTCTCATTGGATCTCGGTTGTACTTAACAGCGATGGCTATTCATTTAAGTTTTCGAGTAGCACCACTAGATCTTCAACAAGGTGGAAATTCTCGTATTCCGTATGTACATGTTCCTGCGGCTCGGATGAGTATTCTTGTTTATATCATTACGGCTATAAACACTTTTTTGTTCCTATTAACAAAACATCCCCTTTTTCTTTGCTCTTCCGGAACCAGTACAGAAATAAGGGCTTTTTCTACGTTGTTTACCTTAGTTACTGGGGGGTTTCGAGGAAAACCTATGTGGGGCACCTTTTGGGTGTGGGATGCTTGTTTAACCTCTGTATTCATCTTGTTCCTTATTTACCTGGGTGCACTGCGTTTTCAAAAGCTTTCTGTTGAACCGGCTCCTATTTCAATCCGTGATAGACCGATCGATATACCAATAATCAAGTCTTCAGTCAACTGGTGGAATACATTGCATC
The DNA window shown above is from Capsicum annuum cultivar UCD-10X-F1 unplaced genomic scaffold, UCD10Xv1.1 ctg4591, whole genome shotgun sequence and carries:
- the LOC124892321 gene encoding putative cytochrome c biosynthesis ccmC-like mitochondrial protein; the protein is MSLSLLQPSFLMSKTRSYVQILIGSRLYLTAMAIHLSFRVAPLDLQQGGNSRIPYVHVPAARMSILVYIITAINTFLFLLTKHPLFLCSSGTSTEIRAFSTLFTLVTGGFRGKPMWGTFWVWDACLTSVFILFLIYLGALRFQKLSVEPAPISIRDRPIDIPIIKSSVNWWNTLHQLGSISRSGTSIHVPMPIPILSNFANSPFSTRILFVLETRIPIPSFLESPLTEEIEAREGIPKPISLAESFCIHG